The Paenibacillus sp. 37 sequence TATTCCTGGAAATAATTATATTGAAAATTATTAATAGGATACAAATTGTACCAATTGTAATTGTAGGAAATAAGAGTAGATTCATTCTGGCCAATTTCACTACATACTACTTACTTGTGGTTACTCATCTAAGGGAACCAATGATTACTTGAACAAATAAATCAATAACAAGATAACAAATTGAAAGGAGATTATTATGGAGCAAATGTTAAATCATCCATGGGACATAAGCGAGAAAGAGGCGATTGTCCTTCAATATAGTTTAGCTGAAAAAGTCATTAAACAAGATGAATTTACAGAGGTGAATTATGTTGCTGGAGTTGATGTAGCATATAGTAAACGAAGTGATAGTTTAATTGCTGCAGTAGTTATTTTGGAGGTTAATTCGCTAAAACCAATAGAATCAGTAGTAATTGAAGATAAAGTTAGATTTCCATATGTCCCTGGATTATTCTCCTTCAGAGAGTTACCTCCAATTATTAAGGCATTTAAGCAAATAAAAATTAAGCCGGATCTAATTGTTTGTGATGGACAGGGCATCGCTCATCCAAGAAGGTTTGGCTTGGCTTGCCACTTAGGAGTGCTTTTAGATACACCAACGATCGGGTGTGGGAAAACGAGATTAATAGGAACATTTGTGGAACCCGAATCCCAACGAGGTAGCTATTCACCTTTAATCGATAACAGTGAAGTAATTGGCAGGGTACTGAGAACTCAAAACAATGTTAAGCCTATTTTCGTCTCAATTGGTCACCGTATCTCTTTAGAAACTTCATGTAAATGGATACTGGAACTTTCACCTAAGTATCGGTTGCCTGAAACCACTAGACTAGCTGACCATCTTGTTAAAACTACTCTAACTTAGAATTATTATCTAAACGGTATGAAATTACCCCTTCTAACTAGACAACCTAATAAAGCAGACTTAAGCAACCTTAGATTGGTACTCAAACGGTCTAAGGTTGTTCTTAATTTTAATTTTTGCCTTGTAGAGAATATAAATATTTACCTCTTGCATAAAGAACGTATGTTCGGTTTATAATATATACAAACATACGTTCTTAAATGTACAGGAGTGATTTCAGTGTTGGCTAAGCAGCGAACCATTATGCTCATCGACATGCAGTCGTTTTATGCTTCAGTCGAAAAGGCAAAAATGCCTCAATACAAAAATAGACCACTTGCCGTCGCAGGAGATCCTGCAAGACGTTCTGGAATTATCCTTGCCGCTTGTCCACTAGCCAAAGCGAAGGGTGTATCTACCGCGGAACCACTTTGGCAGTCTCTTCAAAAGTGCCCGGAACTGATCATTGTAAAACCACACATGCAAGAATACATCGAAGTATCCACTCAAATCATGTCCATTATTGAGGAGTTCACCGATCTGGTCGAACCGTACAGTATTGACGAATTATTCGCTGATGTTACAGGGTCTATGCATCTATTCGGTAATGATCCAATCGATTTGGCCAAGCAAATTCAAGACAAGATCTATAATGAAACAGGCGTTTACGCGAGAGCTGGCATTGGTGAAAACAAAATCATCAGTAAATTGTGTTGCGATATGATTGCTAAAAAAGCTGAGGGTGGCATTTTCCACTTAAAGAAAGAGGAATTACACCTCCACATTGGAGATAAGCACATCCGCGATATGTGGGGGATTGGCTCAAGAATGGAAAAACATCTGTGGAAGATGGGCATCCGAACCATTAGAGACCTGGCGAATACGCCTCTTTCCAAATTAAGAAGTAAGTGGGGTGTTAATGGAGAAGTCATCTGGCGAGTTGCTAATGGGCTCGACAATTCACCGGTAACCGTCAACACGCACAGTACACAAAAGGATATCGGAAACGGAATGACCCTGCCTAGAGATTTCACAGAGGCATGGGAGATCGAAGTGGTTATTCTCGATATTTGTACAGAAGTATGCAGAAGAGCCCGCAAAAAGGGACTGATGGGTAGTGTCGTATCTGTGAGTGTGTCTGGAGCGGATTTTGACCACCCAACTGGTTTTCACAGACAGGTTAAACTGTCTGATCCTACAAACATAACCGTTGATGTATGCAAGATAGCCAAACGCATATTCCATCAACACTGGGATGGGCAACCTGTACGCCGTGTAGGCGTATCCCTTTCTCAATTATCCAATGCGGATACATATCAACTATCGTTTTTTGATGATCAAGAGCAGAAGCGAGCCATTGATCAGGTGATGGACGACATTAAGGATCGATTTGGCGACATTGCCATTCTACGAGCGAGCTCCATTACGGCTGCGGGTCAAGCGATCGATAGAGCATCTAAAATCGGGGGGCATTACAAATGAGCAAAAAACTGGAGGCCAATGGATTATGGGAATCGAGCCGCATGATGCTTCCACAACATAAAGAACGGATTATACAGCATCGTACTCAAATTCATCATCAAGCGAAACCACTGATTCATGAAGATGAATGGGAGATTATTGCTCAGCATGTAGATATGTCGCTCAATTATACCTTGCAAGCCACGATTGAAGTGTTTCATGAGTCGGGCAATCGGTATATACATGGGATTGTCACTTCAGTCAGTACCTTTGGAAAGAAAATCAAAATTGAAATGGAGAATGGATATGAATGGGTCGATTTTGATCAATTGGTCGCTGTAAAACTTGAAGAAGGAGGCGTGTAAGGTGCGACAGACTTCTGAGGAACTTGCACTCGTGAAGAGGCTGGTAGAACTCCCCTATCTTTTAGGTGCGCTGGAGGTAGATAAGCAAAAAATATACGCTTCAAACTTTAAGATGAAATCTGTGTATGTTGACTACTTGGACGGCACCCAAAAGAAAATTGCTTTAGAGATGTACAAATCGAAACAAATTTTAAAGGAACATCATATAAAAATCATCGATGAAAAGAGATCTGAGCTGAGTTTAACGGTAGATTATTCGGTAAGAGGTTACCTTCATAAAATGACACTATTATGGAGCAAAGTGAAAGTAGATGTAACCTTACTGCTTACTGAACATATGAACGTTGATATTACTGATTTGAACAAATAACATAGTTATACGCAGCCTCAATCGCCTCGATATATTAAATATTAAAATTTGATACAGCATTTGAACGGAATTCAGAGGGAGTTAAATTTCGTGTTTATTATTAAAATTACTACTGAGAAGTATAGGATATTAATGAGTCCAAAACATATAGAAAAAGAAGAGGAATTCTTTCAAGTCAAAAACACCTATGAGTCTTCAATTGAAAGTAATACTTTTGATAAAATAGAAATGCTGAAAATATTCAGAAATTAAAAAAACTCAAACATAAAGAATTTCAAACCACATAATGAGAAGAGGTTATCACAGTCGTTTCCTGAATGCAGATAACCTCTTTATTAATAAAAGTCATTTTCTTAAATCGATCCAAAATTTCCATTTCAAAAATTGGAAACTAGCTAATTCTAATGATGACTGTAAAAACAGTGGGTGTTAATTGAGGCTTTTACCTACCACGTTCATTATTCCAGATTAACGTATGCAATTGAGGTAGCACGCGAGCTGTTTGCATATCTGAATCGCTAATCACAAGGTCAAACAGCCATTCAAGTTTTTTTAATAATTGTCTGGAAACATCTTCATTACTAGTTACTTCAGAATTCCCCACTTGCAGAAAAAGGGGTACAAGAGGATAAATCTTATGCACTTTCTTAGCATATTCATAGTCTAATTCATCAAATATAACTACCTTTAAAGAGACATTTGAATGGTTAAGATTATCAAAAATATACTGAAGAGATTCCCAATTTGTAATCATTTTTGAGCTAGGAGGTTTTGGACTTATTGTTAATATATCTATTTCGTTAAACCATTCTTGCCAAATACTCCCTTGAGTTTCAACTATGACTTTTTTTGAAATGTTGTGTAATGCAGTAACTAGATCATGAATTGGTTCTTTATATAGGGCAGGGTTTCCACCTGATATTGTCACATAAGTACATCCCTCTAGACCACTTAAGTTCAACTGTTTAATTAAATCTGTACTCGTCAGAAGTTTAATATTTGGCTTGTTAGAACCGTCCCAAGTAAAAGCCGAGTCGCACCAAGAACATTTATAGTCACAACCATATAAACGAACAAACATTGTTTTTAACCCGATAACAGAACCCTCTCCTTGAATAGTGGGTCCAAAAAGTTCAATGACTGGCAGTTTACTCATAATCACAATCTCCGAAATTTAGATATTCAGGTTGATTATCATTTAGATCGGCAGCGTGCACCTCTGCCCAACTTGTTTGAGTTTCCCATAGTTTAATAGACCATACCGGAATGTTAGCTTTCATGAGTTTATAACAAATATACATGCACAAGTTTTCAGCGGTAGTTCTACATCCAATAATGCATACCTTTGACCCTGTTTCAATTAATGTTTTGAGTACTGGTTCGTTTCCAGATGCAATAAAAGAATGATCAAATTTATCCACGATAAGATCGTTTACTATTTTTTTCAAGTCACTAAAATCCATTACAAATCCTTCATTAGAGGTATCCTCAAAATTATGAGGTACTCCTTTAATAACTACTTCTAGTTTGTACGTATGCCCATGAACATTCGCACATTTACCATTATGACCAATTAGTTGATGAGAAGTATCGAACTGGAATATTTTGCAAACGCTGACTTCACCCTTCATGCTGCACTCTCATTTCCTCAAGATACTGGTTCAATCCTGCTTTTCGCAAAACACACGCTGGACATTCACCACATCCATCGCCCATGATTCCGTTATAACAAGTTAATGTTTTAGTTCTGATGAAATTGAGATATCCTAACTGATCTGCTAATTCCCAAGTTTGTTTTTTATTAAGCCACATTAATGGGGTATGAATTACGAATTTATAGTCCATGGCAAGGTTCAGAGTAACATTTAAGGATTTTATAAATACATCGCGGCAATCCGGATAACCGCTAAAATCAGTTTCACATACACCAGTGATTAAGTTGTTATATCCAATCTGTTTAGCTAGAATGGCTGCGAATGAGAGGAAGAGCATATTACGACCATCTACAAATGTAGTAGGTAGATTTCCTTCAGATCCTAATTCAATTTCTATATCATCTCTTGTTAGAGCATTTGGTGCTAATTGATTGAGAAGGTTGAGATCTAGAATGTGATGCTTAACATTCAGTTCTTTTGCTATGTCAGCGGCACAATCCAATTCTTGCTTATGACGTTGCCCATATTGAAAAGAAACCGTTTGAACCTCATCATATTCTTTTAAAGCCCAAACTAAACAAGTTGTACTATCTTGTCCTCCACTAAAAACGACTAGTGCTTTTTTATTCATAAATTCTATTCTCCTTTTAACAAAAGACATATATATGGCTTTGCAATTCATTATTTTATTATAGCATTTTTTGATCTTTTTCTAGCAGATGGATTAAATAGGTTGAAAATCGATTAAACCTCTGTTGGAATGAATTCT is a genomic window containing:
- a CDS encoding 6-pyruvoyl trahydropterin synthase family protein, with translation MKGEVSVCKIFQFDTSHQLIGHNGKCANVHGHTYKLEVVIKGVPHNFEDTSNEGFVMDFSDLKKIVNDLIVDKFDHSFIASGNEPVLKTLIETGSKVCIIGCRTTAENLCMYICYKLMKANIPVWSIKLWETQTSWAEVHAADLNDNQPEYLNFGDCDYE
- the queC gene encoding 7-cyano-7-deazaguanine synthase QueC, which codes for MNKKALVVFSGGQDSTTCLVWALKEYDEVQTVSFQYGQRHKQELDCAADIAKELNVKHHILDLNLLNQLAPNALTRDDIEIELGSEGNLPTTFVDGRNMLFLSFAAILAKQIGYNNLITGVCETDFSGYPDCRDVFIKSLNVTLNLAMDYKFVIHTPLMWLNKKQTWELADQLGYLNFIRTKTLTCYNGIMGDGCGECPACVLRKAGLNQYLEEMRVQHEG
- a CDS encoding DNA polymerase IV, with product MLIDMQSFYASVEKAKMPQYKNRPLAVAGDPARRSGIILAACPLAKAKGVSTAEPLWQSLQKCPELIIVKPHMQEYIEVSTQIMSIIEEFTDLVEPYSIDELFADVTGSMHLFGNDPIDLAKQIQDKIYNETGVYARAGIGENKIISKLCCDMIAKKAEGGIFHLKKEELHLHIGDKHIRDMWGIGSRMEKHLWKMGIRTIRDLANTPLSKLRSKWGVNGEVIWRVANGLDNSPVTVNTHSTQKDIGNGMTLPRDFTEAWEIEVVILDICTEVCRRARKKGLMGSVVSVSVSGADFDHPTGFHRQVKLSDPTNITVDVCKIAKRIFHQHWDGQPVRRVGVSLSQLSNADTYQLSFFDDQEQKRAIDQVMDDIKDRFGDIAILRASSITAAGQAIDRASKIGGHYK
- a CDS encoding YolD-like family protein, encoding MSKKLEANGLWESSRMMLPQHKERIIQHRTQIHHQAKPLIHEDEWEIIAQHVDMSLNYTLQATIEVFHESGNRYIHGIVTSVSTFGKKIKIEMENGYEWVDFDQLVAVKLEEGGV
- the nfi gene encoding deoxyribonuclease V (cleaves DNA at apurinic or apyrimidinic sites), encoding MEQMLNHPWDISEKEAIVLQYSLAEKVIKQDEFTEVNYVAGVDVAYSKRSDSLIAAVVILEVNSLKPIESVVIEDKVRFPYVPGLFSFRELPPIIKAFKQIKIKPDLIVCDGQGIAHPRRFGLACHLGVLLDTPTIGCGKTRLIGTFVEPESQRGSYSPLIDNSEVIGRVLRTQNNVKPIFVSIGHRISLETSCKWILELSPKYRLPETTRLADHLVKTTLT
- the queE gene encoding 7-carboxy-7-deazaguanine synthase QueE, whose amino-acid sequence is MSKLPVIELFGPTIQGEGSVIGLKTMFVRLYGCDYKCSWCDSAFTWDGSNKPNIKLLTSTDLIKQLNLSGLEGCTYVTISGGNPALYKEPIHDLVTALHNISKKVIVETQGSIWQEWFNEIDILTISPKPPSSKMITNWESLQYIFDNLNHSNVSLKVVIFDELDYEYAKKVHKIYPLVPLFLQVGNSEVTSNEDVSRQLLKKLEWLFDLVISDSDMQTARVLPQLHTLIWNNERGR